Proteins encoded by one window of Salarias fasciatus chromosome 1, fSalaFa1.1, whole genome shotgun sequence:
- the tmem208 gene encoding transmembrane protein 208: MAPKGKVGTKGKKQILEENEATLKFYTRVILGANAIYAAVNLLVFYGSSTFWTWLLLVFALAVYVGSYRSMSAMARPAYGEDGGLLDGGIDLNMEQGMAEHLKDVILLTAIVQVLSVASCYFWYLWLLAPARALHLLWVNFLGPWFTAESPAAAEEVNEKKQRRQERRQMKRF; this comes from the exons ATGGCG cctAAAGGTAAGGTGGGCACTAAGGGGAAGAAGCAGATCCTGGAGGAGAACGAGGCCACGCTGAAGTTCTACACCCGGGTGATCCTGGGAGCTAAC GCCATCTATGCTGCGGTCAACCTGCTGGTGTTCTACGGCTCCTCCACCTTCTGGACCTGG ctgctcctggtCTTCGCCCTGGCGGTCTACGTGGGGAGCTACCGCTCCATGTCGGCCATGGCCCGGCCGGCGTACGGCGAGGACGGCGGCCTGCTGGACGGCGGCATCGACCTGAACATGGAGCAGGGCATGGCCGA ACACCTGAAGGACGTCATCCTGCTGACGGCCATCGTTCAGGTTCTGAGCGTCGCCTCCTGCTACTTCTGGTACCTGTGGCTGCTG GCCCCCGCCCGGGCGCTGCACCTCCTCTGGGTGAACTTCCTGGGTCCCTGGTTCACGGCGGagagcccggcggcggcggaggaggtgaacgagaagaagcagaggaggcaggagcGCCGGCAGATGAAGAGGTTCtga
- the slc39a1 gene encoding zinc transporter ZIP1, whose protein sequence is MEYLLQVKLGALFGLLLLTLLCGLIPARLPWFRDTHGSERHRLVLSLISCFAGGVFLAACLLDIIPDYLSDIKPELDARGVETDFPLPEFIIAAGFFMVLILERMVLNFRELRGAQEERAPLIPDGRNGHGHGHGPGTDVERSGHHVHVDFQAHSAFRSFMLFLSLSLHSVFEGLAIGLQNEESKVLQICIAIMVHKSIIVFSLSLKLVQSAVPPLWTAAYIGVFAVMSPLGIGIGIAVVESALSAGALVQVVLEGLAAGTFVYITFLEILPHELNTPGRQLLKVLFILLGFTVMAALTFWG, encoded by the exons ATGGAGtacctgctgcaggtgaagctgggCGCCCTGTTcgggctgctgctcctcacgCTGCTCTGCGGACTCATCCCCGCTCGACTGCCCTGGTTCAGGGACACGCACGGCTCAG aacgACATCGTCTGGTTCTCAGTCTGATCAGCTGCTTCGCCGGCGGCGTTTTCCTCGCGGCATGTTTACTCGACATCATCCCGGACTATCTGTCGGACATCAAACCGGAGCTGGACGCTCGCGGGGTGGAG ACCGACTTCCCGCTGCCGGAGTTCATCATAGCGGCCGGTTTCTTCATGGTCCTCATCCTGGAACGGATGGTCCTGAACTTCAGGGAGCTGCGCGGCGCTCAGGAGGAGCGGGCGCCGCTCATACCTGACGGCAGGAACGGGCACGGGCACGGGCACGGACCCGGGACGGACGTGGAGCGCAGCGGGCACCACGTGCATGTGGACTTCCAGGCACACTCCGCCTTCCGCTCCTTCATGCTGTTCCTCTCGCTGTCGCTGCACTCGGTGTTCGAGGGCCTCGCCATCGGACTGCAGAACGAAGAGTCAAAG GTGCTGCAGATCTGCATCGCCATCATGGTCCACAAGAGCATCATCGTGTTCAGCCTGTCCCTGAAGCTGGTGCAGAGCGCCGTGCCGCCCCTCTGGACGGCGGCGTACATCGGCGTGTTCGCCGTCATGTCGCCGCTGGGCATCGGCATCGGCATCGCCGTGGTGGAGTCGGCGCTGTCGGCCGGCGCCCTGGTCCAGGTCGTGCTGGAGGGCCTGGCCGCCGGCACCTTCGTCTACATCACCTTCCTGGAGATCCTGCCGCACGAGCTGAACACGCCGGGCCGGCAGCTGCTCAAGGTGCTCTTCATCCTGCTGGGCTTCACCGTCATGGCGGCGCTCACCTTCTGGGGCTGA
- the LOC115404608 gene encoding uncharacterized protein LOC115404608: MTSDLNQLLQLLQLFSLVTTEPPPTNASIVKDFPQMPIVLEYNNGLAVKENSEAPAAPPRRAPRWATTTPPPPRVARQAVDYPVPSCHERIYLPKLVYPTPEDRARIQAEVEKVLEIRVKGEVERGKLRDVLFGGSLNAATKSRTAHDEFVISWKPVASDLGNNYSICFTLESQTDSCVYYSDVRCVVVGVGDGTGSFASGQRRGK; the protein is encoded by the exons ATGACATCCGACTTgaaccagctgcttcagctgctgcagctgttctcTCTGGTGACCACAGAGCCACCCCCAACCAATGCATCCATTGTTAAG GATTTCCCACAAATGCCCATCGTCTTGGAATACAACAACGGGTTGGCTGTCAAGGAGAACAgtgaagctccagcagctccaccccgTCGTGCCCCGAGGTGGGCGACCACAAcaccacccccacccagagTTGCACGTCAAGCAG TGGATTACCCCGTCCCCTCGTGTCACGAGAGAATCTACCTGCCAAAGCTCGTGTATCCGACGCCTGAAGACAGAGCGCGGATCCAAGCCGAGGTGGAGAAAGTACTGGAGATCAGAGTTAAAGGAGAAGTGGAACGTGGAAA ATTACGTGATGTCCTCTTCGGCGGGTCACTGAACGCCGCCACCAAGAGCAGGACTGCACACGACGAGTTCGTGATCAGCTGGAAACCGGTGGCTAGTGACCTTGGGAATAATTATTCAATCTGCTTCACTCTGGAATCGCAGACTGA CTCCTGCGTCTATTATTCGGACGTACGCTGTGTTGTGGTGGGTGTCGGGGACGGGACAG GGTCCTTTGCGTCTGGGCAGCGCAGAGGAAAATAG